CAACTGCGAGTGGCGCACTTCGGCTTGGGCCATGGCCTGGATGAACTGTGCCGTAAGCATCGCATCGCGCTCGACACTGTCACGCACCACGAATCGAGTGGACACATAACCCAGGCTGCCGGCTACGGTCGCGATGATCAGCAGGCTGATGACAGAGAACCAGCGCAGCAGGTTGAAGTCCTGCAGTGACCCAGCCTGAGCTGTGCCGGGCGGCGCTACCGCTTTGTCGGGAACTTCGTTTTCCAGCGTCTGCTGCATCGCTTTGTTCCCGCGCAGGGATTCCGTTCAGAAGACCATCAACACCTTGCTACCGAGGGTAGCAATTTAATGGCACTCCACCAGGGCAACCTAAGCTGCCAGTTGTTGCGCGATTCATGTTGCAAAAAGCCAGCCACTGCGAAGACAGAAAATAATCTCTATATGTTTCAGTGCATTAGAGCACAATCATGAAAGCGGTTCGAACTTTAACCCCCATAGTTGGGGCATTTATACCCAAAATCAGTAAATCCCTGCTAATCAATGAGTTACGCAAAATAGATAAAACAGTTTATTAAACTCTGGCCAGCCGGAAATTGAGCGAAACCCGCGTACCATAGCCCTCACTGCTGCTGAGCCTGACCGAACCGCCGTACCGTTCCATGATCCGCTTCACCAGTACCAGGCCCACACCCAACCCACCTTGCTTGGTGCTGAAAAACGGCCTGAACGCCATGCGTCGCTGTTGCTCGTTCATGCCTTTGCCGCTGTCGGACAGGCGCAGGGTCAGGCTGCGCCTGTCCTGTTTCACCACCTCGATACGCAGGCGCCCGCCCTGCTCCATCGACTCCAGGGCATTGGCGATCAAGCTGTTGAAGATCTGCCCGAGCAATGCCGGCTGGCCCAATACCGCCACTGCCGGCAACGGCTGCAGGTCCAGGGCCACCCCGTTGCGGGCCAGGGGCACGGCGAAGGTTTGCAGGCTCTCCTGCAAGGCCTGCGGCAGGTCGACCGCTACGGCTTCGTCATTCAGGGGCCGCAGCGACTGCAGCAACTGGCGTATCCAGTGCGACATGCGATCGACCTGGCTGATGATGTCGTTGACGTTGCGCTGCACCGGGCCCTCGTCGAACGCCTGGGCCAGTTCGGCACTGGAGCGGATACTGGCCAGCGGGTTGCGCAGGCTATGGGCTACCGCCGAGGACACTTCGCCCAGGGCCACGTAGGTTTCGTTGTTGATCAGGCGTTTCTGCTGCACGGCCATCACCCGCGAGGCCCGGCGCATGATGCCGTAAAGTCCGACATAGACCAGGCCGGCGCCAATGGTGATGGCCAGCCAAATGCGTATCAGGCCATGCTCGATGCGTACGATCAGGTCATGGGGCTCCTTGTAGATCTCCACCATCGCGGTGACGTTGTCGCCATCGGCGTCGAACAACGGGATGTAGTTCTCGATGAACAGTTGCTCGGGCGGCGTCACAAACTTCTGTTCGGCACGGGCCTGCTCGAAGTTGTGGTAGCTGGCGGAAACTCGCATCTTGTACTCGAACGCCCGGTCCAGGTCTTCGTCTGCCACGATGAGTTTGCCGATCAGGGCCGGGTTGCTCGACCAGATCACCGTGCGGTCCGGGGCATAGATGTTGGCCAGCAGCATGTCAGGCAGGTGGGCGATATGGTCGAGGAATTCTCCCCGGGCCTTACGCCTGGCTTCGGGGTCGACGTCAGGCAGCGCCGTCCGGTCGGTACGCGGGTCGAGCAACTCGCCCATGGTGCGCACGTTGGGAATCGACACATGGCGCACTTCGGCATCGGCGATCGAAGTGATGAACTGGGCAGTCAGCAAGGCGTCGCGCTCGACGCTCTCGTCGATGATGAAGCGGCTGGATATCAACCCCAGCCCCGCAGCCACCGAGACGATGATTGCCAGGCTGACCCAGCCATACCAGCGCAACAGGTTGAAGGGCCTGCGCGGTGCCGCGCCCTCGGCGCTGCCAGGCGCCTCGAATGTGTCGGAACGGGGGGCGATGTCCATGACGGGCTCCACTGCCGGGCACCTTTAGAAAGGTTATAGCCCAGAGTTGGGGAAACCATCGCACCGATTGGCTGTACGGTCACAGAGGCGCATCGTCGGCCAGGCCCTGCAGCTTGCGGTACTCGCGCAGCACGCTGGGTACATAGCGCCGGGTTTCGGCAAATGGCGGCACCGCGCCACGGCGCAAAACAGCTTCGGGGCCGGCATTGTAGGCGGCCACGGCCAGGGTGATGTCGTTGTCGAACAGGGTCAGCATGCGCTTGAGATAGCGCGCCCCACCCTGCACATTGTCTTCAGGGTCCAGGGCATCTTCCACCCCCATTTCCCGGGCGGTATCCGGCATCAGCTGCATCAGGCCGACCGCCCCGGCCGCCGAGCGCGCCTTGGGGTTGTAGCCGGACTCGGCCTTGATCAGCGCATGCAGCAACGCCTGAGGCACGTTGTGCGCCAGTGCCGCAGCCGCTACCAGCTCGGCATAGGGCCGCCCGGTGATCAGTTGTGCATTGGCCGGGCCGGCCTGGGCGAGCGGTTCGCTGATGACGCGATCATAGTGGCGTCCGGGCCGGTGAACGTTGCTCAGCACATAGCCGCCCTTGGCATCGATGGAAATGTACACATCGGCCTGGGCCGCACCCGTCGCCAGCCACAGTAGTCCCAGAATGATTCCACGCATGTCGGTCGCCTCCCCGCCGTGCCCCCCGATATGGGGGAAATACCCCGGAAAACCCGGGCTTTTCAGCTAGGACGCAAGCACTGTGCCGCTTGCCATGGCGCATGGCGCAAGGCCCCGAGGCAGACGTGCACGGCAGTTGCATGCAGCAGCGAAACCCCGCAAAAGCATGACCCCATGCAGGAGGGCTTCACCATGCAGCGCACACCCAATCGTCAACGTGGTTTCACCTTGCTCGAACTGCTGGTGGTGCTGGTGGTGCTCGGCTTGTTGGCCGGCATCGTCGCACCCAAGTACTTCAGTCAGCTCGGTCGATCCGAGGCCAAGGTGGCCCGGGCACAGATCGAAGGGCTGGGCAAGGCCCTGGATCTTTATCGCTTGGAAGTGGGCCACTACCCCAACAGTGAGCAAGGGCTGCAGGCGCTGGTCGCGGCCCCCAGCGGCGAAGCGCGCTGGTCGGGCCCCTACCTGCAGAAAGCCGTACCCCAGGACCCTTGGGGCCGCCCCTACATCTACCGCCAACCTGGCGAGAACGGCGGCGAGTACGACTTGCTGTCGATGGGCAAGGACGGCCAACCCGGCGGCGACGGAGAAAACGCTGAAATCACCAGTTGGCAGTAAGGAGCAAAGCCATGCGCTATAGCCTCAAGGCCCTGGGAAGACAGGGCGTGGTGCAACTGCAGATCGACGCCGATGACGCAGAGCAGGCCCGTCGCCACGCCGAGGACCAGGGCCTGCGGGTGGTCAGCGTGCGCGGCCAGGGAATCGCTCTGCCAGGCCTGGCCTGGCGCCGCGAAGCCGCGTTTGACCTGGTGCTGTTCAGCCAGGAGCTGACCACACTGCTGCATGCCGGCCTGCCATTGATCGATGCGCTGGAGAGCCTGGCCGAAAAGGCCCCTGCCGCAGGGGCGCGCAAGGTGCTGGCAGAGCTGGTGCGCCAGCTCTACGAAGGGCGCTCGTTGTCCCAGGCGCTGGCCCAGCAGCCGCGCGTGTTCCCGCCGCTGTATGTGGCCCTGGTGCAGTCAAGCGAACGTACCGGTGCCCTGGGTGACGCGCTGCACCGCTACATCGGTTATCGCCAGCGCCTGGACCTGGTGCGGCAAAAACTGGTGGGCGCTTCGGTCTACCCGCTGCTGCTGTTGCTGGTGGGCGGTGGCGTGGTGCTGTTCCTGCTCGGCTATGTGGTACCGCGCTTCAGCCTGGTGTTCGAGGGCATGGGCAGCGAACTGCCCTGGCTGTCGCGCGTGCTGATGCAGATCGGCCTGTTCCTGCATGCCCAACAACTGCCCCTGGCGCTCGCGACCGTGGGCGGCATCGGCGCGCTGGTGCTGCTGCGTCGCCACCCGCTGGTACGACGCTGGGGCTCACGCCAGTTGCGGCGCATGCCGGCCTTGCACTCGCGGCTGCTGATGTACGAGCTGGCACGTTTCTACCGCTCGCTGGGTATTCTGCTGCAGGGTGGCATCCCCATTCTGACCGCCATGGGCATGGCCCACGGCCTGCTGGGCAGCGCTGCGGCACAAGGCCTGGCGCAGGCCAGCCAGCGGGTGGGCGAAGGCCTGCCGCTGTCGCAAGCACTGGAAGCCGGGCAACTGGTGACGCCGGTGTCGTTGCGCTTGCTGCGGGCCGGGGAGCAGTCCGGCAACCTCGGAGAAATGCTCGAACGTTGCGCGGACTTTCATGACCAGGAAATCGGCCGCTGGGTGGAGTGGTTCGTGAAGCTGTTCGAGCCGCTGCTGATGACCTTCATCGGTTTGCTGATCGGTCTGATCGTGATCTTGATGTACATGCCGATCTTCGAGCTGGCTTCGAGTATTCATTAGCCTTCACCGGCCGCTTCGCAGGCCTGCCCGGGAAGCGGCCGGTGAAAACGGCTCAATAGTCGAACCGGTCGACCGCCCGCCGCCGTTCGTTGTCATCGCGCCGGTCGTAACTGGCCGTGGTCTGGATGTTGGCATGGTGCGCCAGCTTCTGCGCAATCGACAGATCGTGCTCTTCGATCACCCGGGTGATGAACGCCCGGCGGAAATCATGGGGCATGATCTTCACCCCCACCTGGGCCCCGCGCTGGCGGGCGATGTAGTAGATCGCATGCTTGGTGATGCGCGCCCGGGTGATGTGATTGCCACGGCGGATGCGGTTGAACAGGAACGGGTCGTCCGCCGCGCCCTCGGGCAGCGCCTCGCGCCGCAGGTCGAGCCAGGCCTGCAGTTTTTCGAAGGCCCAGGCCGGCGCGTACTTGATCAGTTGCCGATTGCCCTTGCCCGTGACCTGCAGGCTGCGCGCCGCGAAATCGACCTGATCGAGGTCGATGTCCACCGACTCCGACTTGCGCATGCCGGTGCCGTACAGCAAGGCGATGATCGCCGCATCCCGTACCCCCTGGGGGCGCGGGTCGGCGGCACATAGCTCCATCAGCTCGCGAATCAGACTGCGCCGCAGGTTGCGCCCCGGTGGCAAGCGGCTGCCGCAAGCGGGCTTGACTTCACGAATCCTCAGCAGCCGTTCATGGTCGATCAGGCCCTGGCGCCAGGCCTCGTTCATCACCCCGCGCACGGCGTTGACATACAACGACGAGCTGTTGGGCGCATAACCATCGGCGCGCAATGCCGCCACCAGGCCGATCACATGGCCGGGTTCGAGCAGATGCCAGGGCACCTCCGCCAGGTTGCAATCGATGAAGCCAAGCCGGTCGGCGGCGTCCTGCAGAATGTAGCGCATGGTCTGCTGGCTGGACGGGGCCAGGCGGGCCAGGTACTGCAGCAGGGGATTTTGCGAAAGGTCGGACAAAACGTGAATCCTGTAGCGATGCCTGGAACGTGATAACCGACTCCAGGCGTGAAGCGGCCGTGTCATTTCCTTGAAATTCATGGGCTTCGACACGGACATGAGCGGAAATGTTATCCCATAGGCTATCGTGGTAGCCATGACTCCCTGTCGCTGAGGCCCCATGGCACTGCACCACCTGACCCGCACCCACCCCCGCCTGAGCCTCGCGGCACTGGCCGGCATCCTCAGCGCCTGGCTGATCCCCGCCGACGACACCGTGCAACGCATCCTCACCGGTTGGAACATCGGCGTATGGCTCTACCTGCTGCTGGTGCTGTGGCTGACCTGGGGCGCCAGCCCGGAAAAGGTCCGGAAAGTCGCCCGGGTGGAGGACGAGAACGCTGGCCTGGTGCTGTTCACTGTGTGCATCGCCGCCATTGCCAGCCTCGCGGCGGTGACCCTGCAACTGGTGTCCAGTCGCGGTCTGCAAGGCAGCGACCTGGCATTGCATTACCTGTTCACCGGCTTGACCGTTGCAGGCTCGTGGCTTCTTATCGGCTGCATCTTCAGCCTGCATTACGCCCGGCTGTTCTACACCGATGACGGCCATGACCCTGTGCTGCGTTTCGCCGACGGCGAACGCAATCCGGATTACTGGGACTTCCACTACTTTTCGTTCACCCTCAGCGTCGCCGTGCAAACCTCGGACATCGGCGTTGGTGGGCGCGGAATGCGCCGGGTGGTGCTGGCCCATTCACTGGTAGGATTCGTGTTCAACACGGCGATCCTCGGCTTCACCATCAACATCGCCGCCGGCCTGCTCGGCTAGCAGGCGCAGGGCAAAGGCACGGATACGCACGCACACCGCCTGCAACAGCTCAGCATCGAGCACCAACCCCATACGCACATGGCCAGCCGCGCTAGGCCCGAAGGCATCGCCCGGCAGCAGTGAAACCCCCTCCTCCATCAGCAGCCGCTGGGCGAAGGCCTGGGCGCTGAGCCCGGTACCGCGGATATCGAGCATCACGAACATACCGCCCGCCGGCCGATGGGGATACACCCCCGGGCAATCGGCAAGCGCCGCGCACACCCGGTCGCGCCGCTGCCGATAGGCCTCGCGCATGCGCCGCACCGCAGGCAGGTCCTGCTCCAGGGCGGCGCACGCCGCCTGCATGACGAACTCCGGCAGGCCGAACAACATCGCCATCGCCAAATTGGCCAGATGCGCGACCAGCGCCGGCGGCGCGACCACCCAGCCCACGCGCCAGCCGCTCATGGCATGGGACTTGGAGACGCTGTCGATGATCACGCAGCGCTCGGCCATGCCCGGCAAGCTGCCAGGGTCGACCGCGACACCGTCGTACAGCAGGCCGCTGTAGACCTGATCGCACACCATCCACAGGTCATGCTCGCTGCACAGTTGCGCAAGCTGCGCCATGTCCTGGGGCGAAATCGCGGCGCCGGTCGGGTTGTGCGGCGTGTTGAGCAACAGGCCACGGGTACGTGAAGTGATGGCCCGTGCCACTGCCAGCGGATCCAGGCGAAAGCCTTGCTCCGGGCTGACCGGCACTTGTACCGGCCGGGCGGCGCATGCGCCGAGCACACTGGGGTAGGTGACGTACATGGGCTCGGCGACGATCACTTCGTCGCCCGCCTCGAACAGGCATTGGCAAACGGCATACAACGCACATTGCGCCCCGGCGAGGACCATCACCTGGTCGGCGCTGACCTGCGGGCCGCTGCGGCGCGCGATGGCCTGGCGCAGCGCCACACTGCCACGCACGTCACTGTAGTGGGTCTCGCCCCGGCGCAGGCTGCTGACCGCAGCGTCGACGATGGCAACGGGTGTGTCGAAATCGGGGTCGCCCACCGATAGCAGAAACACCTCGCGCCCCTCGCGGCGCAGCGCCTGGGCCTGGTAATGGATGTCCCAGGCCGCCGCGGCGTCACCGGCGATGCGTTGCGTGAGCGTGGAAAAGCGCATGACTGTCTCCCTGTCTGCCCAGCTCGCACCGCTTGTCCGAAAACGCCGTGCGCCGAATGTCGATAAAAATAGCAGAACTGACCCGTGGTTCATGCCCATGCGCACGAGGAAAACGTTTGCCCGTGGATTAGCCGCCAGACGGTGTGATGACCGCGGTGTGACAGCGGTCAAGCATTCGCATAATTGTCATGTTTTCCCCGGAGCATCGCTGTGCCAAGTGCTATCGTTAGGTTCCCGGCAGCCACCGACGTGGCCAACCGCTCACCGCTTCCAGGTACGGACAAGGAGGCTGGCATGAACAAGATGACATTCCCCAACGCCTGCCAGGTGATGCGCTGGCATTTTCACCCATTGGGTTTCGAAGCCAGCATGGATGCGCCACGCAGCATGATTGCCCGCCTCTTCGACCGGGGCACCGGCGAAACCTTGCTGGCCATTGCCGGCATCCCCTGCAGCGCGATCATGGCGGCAGCGGATGTGGAGCGCATCATCGAGGCCGTCGAGGCCGAGATGGATGCTTTTGTGCCCGCACTCGTATTGCGCGATGCCGTCTAGGCCAGCGCCTCGCTGTCCTCGCGCAATGTCTGCAGCTTGCCCATGAACTGATCAGCCGGCACAGGCTGCCCCAGCAGATAGCCTTGCAGCGAATCGCATCCCAATCGGGTCAGAAAATCCTGTTGCCGATCGGTTTCCACACCCTCGGCGACAATCCGCAACCCTAACGCCTGCCCCAGCGCCACGATCGCCGAGACGATCGCGGCGTCGTCACTGTCCTGCTCCAGGTCGCGCACGAAGCCACGGTCGATCTTCAGCTCGTTGGCGGGCAGGCGCTTGAGGTACATCAGGCTCGAGTAGCCGGTTCCGAAGTCATCGATCGACAGGTCCACGCCCATGTCCGACAAACGCTGCAGCACCGTCAGGCTGGCGTCTGCGTCATGCATGGCGGTGGTTTCGGTGATCTCCAGGGTCAGCCGGTTGGCCGGCAGGCCATTCTCGCGCAGCGCACGGGCGACGCTATCGACCAGCCCGGTGTGGCAGAACTGGATAGCCGACAGGTTGACCGCCATGCGCCAGTGCTCCTGGCCTTGATCAAGCCATTGGCGCATCTGCCGGCAGGCTTCGTCGAGCACCCACTCGCCGATCGGGATGATCAACCCGGTCTTTTCCGCCAGGCCGATGAATCGGTCGGGCAACAACAGGCCGTGCTGTGGATGCTCCCAGCGCAGCAAGGCTTCGGCGCCGATCGGCTCACAGGCCTGGGCGTCGAACTTGGGCTGGTAATGCAGGCGGAACTGGCGCTGCTCCAAGGCCATGCGCAAATCCTGCAGCAGCTGTAGCTGCTGGCGGGCGTTGCTGTTCATCGACACGTCGAAGAAGCTGTAGCCGTTCTTGCCGGCGCTCTTGGCGTGGTACATGGCGGCGTCGGCATTGCGCAGCAGTTCGAGCTGGTCCTGGCCATTGCCTGGGTACAGCACGATGCCGAGGCTGGCGGTAAGCTGCAGGTCGTGCTCGGCAACGCGAAATGCCCGTGACACCAGGTTGACCTGTTTGACCGCCACGTCCATGGCGTCTTCAGGTTCGCGAAGCTCTACCAGCAG
The Pseudomonas sp. KU43P genome window above contains:
- a CDS encoding HAMP domain-containing sensor histidine kinase, with protein sequence MDIAPRSDTFEAPGSAEGAAPRRPFNLLRWYGWVSLAIIVSVAAGLGLISSRFIIDESVERDALLTAQFITSIADAEVRHVSIPNVRTMGELLDPRTDRTALPDVDPEARRKARGEFLDHIAHLPDMLLANIYAPDRTVIWSSNPALIGKLIVADEDLDRAFEYKMRVSASYHNFEQARAEQKFVTPPEQLFIENYIPLFDADGDNVTAMVEIYKEPHDLIVRIEHGLIRIWLAITIGAGLVYVGLYGIMRRASRVMAVQQKRLINNETYVALGEVSSAVAHSLRNPLASIRSSAELAQAFDEGPVQRNVNDIISQVDRMSHWIRQLLQSLRPLNDEAVAVDLPQALQESLQTFAVPLARNGVALDLQPLPAVAVLGQPALLGQIFNSLIANALESMEQGGRLRIEVVKQDRRSLTLRLSDSGKGMNEQQRRMAFRPFFSTKQGGLGVGLVLVKRIMERYGGSVRLSSSEGYGTRVSLNFRLARV
- a CDS encoding transglycosylase SLT domain-containing protein, with translation MRGIILGLLWLATGAAQADVYISIDAKGGYVLSNVHRPGRHYDRVISEPLAQAGPANAQLITGRPYAELVAAAALAHNVPQALLHALIKAESGYNPKARSAAGAVGLMQLMPDTAREMGVEDALDPEDNVQGGARYLKRMLTLFDNDITLAVAAYNAGPEAVLRRGAVPPFAETRRYVPSVLREYRKLQGLADDAPL
- the gspG gene encoding type II secretion system major pseudopilin GspG yields the protein MQRTPNRQRGFTLLELLVVLVVLGLLAGIVAPKYFSQLGRSEAKVARAQIEGLGKALDLYRLEVGHYPNSEQGLQALVAAPSGEARWSGPYLQKAVPQDPWGRPYIYRQPGENGGEYDLLSMGKDGQPGGDGENAEITSWQ
- a CDS encoding type II secretion system F family protein; its protein translation is MRYSLKALGRQGVVQLQIDADDAEQARRHAEDQGLRVVSVRGQGIALPGLAWRREAAFDLVLFSQELTTLLHAGLPLIDALESLAEKAPAAGARKVLAELVRQLYEGRSLSQALAQQPRVFPPLYVALVQSSERTGALGDALHRYIGYRQRLDLVRQKLVGASVYPLLLLLVGGGVVLFLLGYVVPRFSLVFEGMGSELPWLSRVLMQIGLFLHAQQLPLALATVGGIGALVLLRRHPLVRRWGSRQLRRMPALHSRLLMYELARFYRSLGILLQGGIPILTAMGMAHGLLGSAAAQGLAQASQRVGEGLPLSQALEAGQLVTPVSLRLLRAGEQSGNLGEMLERCADFHDQEIGRWVEWFVKLFEPLLMTFIGLLIGLIVILMYMPIFELASSIH
- the xerC gene encoding tyrosine recombinase XerC, with the translated sequence MSDLSQNPLLQYLARLAPSSQQTMRYILQDAADRLGFIDCNLAEVPWHLLEPGHVIGLVAALRADGYAPNSSSLYVNAVRGVMNEAWRQGLIDHERLLRIREVKPACGSRLPPGRNLRRSLIRELMELCAADPRPQGVRDAAIIALLYGTGMRKSESVDIDLDQVDFAARSLQVTGKGNRQLIKYAPAWAFEKLQAWLDLRREALPEGAADDPFLFNRIRRGNHITRARITKHAIYYIARQRGAQVGVKIMPHDFRRAFITRVIEEHDLSIAQKLAHHANIQTTASYDRRDDNERRRAVDRFDY
- a CDS encoding DUF1345 domain-containing protein, translating into MALHHLTRTHPRLSLAALAGILSAWLIPADDTVQRILTGWNIGVWLYLLLVLWLTWGASPEKVRKVARVEDENAGLVLFTVCIAAIASLAAVTLQLVSSRGLQGSDLALHYLFTGLTVAGSWLLIGCIFSLHYARLFYTDDGHDPVLRFADGERNPDYWDFHYFSFTLSVAVQTSDIGVGGRGMRRVVLAHSLVGFVFNTAILGFTINIAAGLLG
- a CDS encoding pyridoxal phosphate-dependent aminotransferase, which translates into the protein MRFSTLTQRIAGDAAAAWDIHYQAQALRREGREVFLLSVGDPDFDTPVAIVDAAVSSLRRGETHYSDVRGSVALRQAIARRSGPQVSADQVMVLAGAQCALYAVCQCLFEAGDEVIVAEPMYVTYPSVLGACAARPVQVPVSPEQGFRLDPLAVARAITSRTRGLLLNTPHNPTGAAISPQDMAQLAQLCSEHDLWMVCDQVYSGLLYDGVAVDPGSLPGMAERCVIIDSVSKSHAMSGWRVGWVVAPPALVAHLANLAMAMLFGLPEFVMQAACAALEQDLPAVRRMREAYRQRRDRVCAALADCPGVYPHRPAGGMFVMLDIRGTGLSAQAFAQRLLMEEGVSLLPGDAFGPSAAGHVRMGLVLDAELLQAVCVRIRAFALRLLAEQAGGDVDGEAEDRRVEHESYQ
- a CDS encoding DUF1652 domain-containing protein encodes the protein MNKMTFPNACQVMRWHFHPLGFEASMDAPRSMIARLFDRGTGETLLAIAGIPCSAIMAAADVERIIEAVEAEMDAFVPALVLRDAV
- a CDS encoding putative bifunctional diguanylate cyclase/phosphodiesterase, translated to MLTGSYSFSLVLISLCVAILASYTALDLTGRIATAKGRGVYLWMGGGALAMGVGVWSMHFIGMLAFSLPIELGYDIGLTALSLLIAVLSSGFALWLVSQASLPLLQLAFGALIMGAGISCMHYTGMAALRMLPGIDYDPTLFGASLAIAVGASAAALWIAFRLRRHTPYVRQIRGLAAVLMGFAIVGMHYTGMAAANFPDGSFCGALGGGLQGDSLVYLVLITTLAVLAVALLTSVLDARMEARTAELARSLTLANQELTQLALHDTLTGLPNRTLLSDRIEQAIGKVAEQGGCFALMFIDLDGFKPVNDAFGHHVGDLLLKAVAARLRGHLHSQDTLARIGGDEFVLLVELREPEDAMDVAVKQVNLVSRAFRVAEHDLQLTASLGIVLYPGNGQDQLELLRNADAAMYHAKSAGKNGYSFFDVSMNSNARQQLQLLQDLRMALEQRQFRLHYQPKFDAQACEPIGAEALLRWEHPQHGLLLPDRFIGLAEKTGLIIPIGEWVLDEACRQMRQWLDQGQEHWRMAVNLSAIQFCHTGLVDSVARALRENGLPANRLTLEITETTAMHDADASLTVLQRLSDMGVDLSIDDFGTGYSSLMYLKRLPANELKIDRGFVRDLEQDSDDAAIVSAIVALGQALGLRIVAEGVETDRQQDFLTRLGCDSLQGYLLGQPVPADQFMGKLQTLREDSEALA